The DNA segment CAGATCCGCTCGGCGCGTCGCGACGCGTATGGCGGCACGGCATCGGCTCTTGCCATGGCGGGGCTGCCGCAAGCGGTGTTGCCGGGTCACGGCATGGTTGCGATGGCTGGGGGCACCTATGCAGGTCAGTCGGCACTCGCGATCGGTGTCTCGCAACTGTCGGATACGGGCAAGTGGGTCTACAAACTGCAGGGCACCACCGATTCGCGCGGGCAGTTCGGCGCTTCGATCGGCGCCGGTATGCATTGGTAAAAGCGCGTCGTGGGCCGGACGATCCTGAAGGCGGTGCAAGCCAGACCACATCGTTCGGTCGCAGCCATGGCAGCGAGCGCGGGTCCTGAACCAGCCCGCGTTTTTGCGCGAAGGCTTTTCCAGAATGGAAGCCGTCGCGCGCTTTTTTTCAGTGCCGCTCGCGCAGCGAGCATGTCCCAGCCTACCGCTGCATCGCCTCCCAAACCTTATACAGGCGCTTCACTGACACCGGCATCGGCGTGCGCAACTCCTGCGCGAACAACGAAATCCGCAGTTCTTCCAGCAGCCAGCGAAACTCCGAGAGACGCGGGTCCAGCACGCCGCCTCGCTGCGCAACCGCGCGCTGATAGTTTTGCGACAGCGGCTGGAACTCGGCGAACTGTCGGGCGTCGCGTGCGGGGTCTGCCCTCAGTTTGTCGATGCGCAGCGCAATGCCCTTCAGGTAGCGCGGAAAATGCGCGAGTTGCTGATACGGTGTATCCACGACAAAGCGCTTGCCGATCAGCGCATCGAGCTGGCCCTGCATGTCGGCATACGCAGCGGCGAACGACTTCGCCTGCACGAGTTTTTTCGTGACGGCCGCGTACTCCGCGAGAATCTGACCCACCAGGCGCGCAATCTCCTGCGCCAGCAACGTCAGCCGGGTGCGCCCCTCGTCGCGGCGCGCGTGAAAACTGGCGTCATCGTCGGGCAACGGTTCCTGCAGACAGGCTCGATCGAGCGCAGTGTCGATCAGTTGGTCACGCAACGCTTCCTGGGTGCCGCGCGGCATGAACTGCATTGCCATTTCGCGCAAACCCGGCAGGTTCTTTTCGAGATATTTGATCGGTTCTTTCAGTTGCAGCGCGAAAAGCCGGCGCAATCCGGCGCGGTGAATGCGCGCGGCTTCGTCGGGCGAATCGAACACCTCGACGTCGCAATGCGTGCCGCGGTCGACCAGCGCGGGATAGCCGAACAGCGTCTGGCCGCCGCGGCGGATTTCAAGCAACTCGGGAAGCTTGCCGAAATTCCAGGTGGTAAGGTTTTCGTACAGCGCGGTGCCATGCCCACCCTTCGGCGGCGCGGTCTGCGGACCACCCGCCGCCACGCCCTTGCCGGCTGCCGCCGAATCACGCGGGCTGCCCGCCGCGCCTCGCGCCTGCGCAGGCGGCGCGATTCCACCGCCGCCTGCGTCGGCCAATGCCGCGCCTGCCGCGCTCGACGCGATCTTCTGGAAATGCTGCTGCGCCTGCCCGCCGAGTTCGGCGCGCAGTTGCGACAGATTGCGCCCCATCGCGAGCTGTCGCCCGTGCTCGTCGACGACCTTGAAGTTCATGAACAGATGCGGCGGCAGCGTTTCGAGCTTGAAGTCCGACTGCTTCAATGCAACCTGCTTCTGCTCGCGCACATCGGCGATCAACGACTCGAGCAAACCACCCGCACCGAAGCGCGGCCCGGCATGCCGGTCGACGAAACCCGCCGCATACTCGGGCAGCGGCACGCAATGCCGCCGCAACTTCTGCGGCAAGGACTTGAGCAACAGTTGCGATTTCTCTTTCAGCATGCCGGGCACGAGCCATTCGCAACGCCGCGCGTCGACCTGGTTCAACGCGTAGAGCGGCACGGCGAGCGTCACGCCGTCGCGCGGCGAGCCCGGCTCGAAGTGGTACGTGAGCGTCATCTCGACGCCCGCCATCGTCATCCGTTTCGGGAACAGGTCGGTTGTTACACCGGCGGCTTCGTGCCGCATCAGATCGTCGCGTGACAGGTACAGCAGGCGCAGCTTGTCTTCCGGCTGGCCGCTCTTCTTCAGTTCGTCGCGATACCACCGCTCGAACGACGCGCCGGTATAAATGCCTTTCGGCAACGCCTCGTCGTAGTACGCATAGATCAGCTCGTCGTCGACCAGCACGTCCTGACGGCGGGACTTGTGTTCGAGTTGCTCGATATCGGCAAGCAGCTTGCGATTGTGCGCGAAGAAAGCGAGCTTCGTCTCGAACTCGCCCTCCACCAGCGCGCCGCGAATGAAGAGCTCGCGCGCCCGCGCCGGATCCTGTTTGCCGAAACTCACGCGCCGCCGGTTGTAGATCGGCAGACCGTACAGCACCGCGCGCTCGTAAGCGGACACCTGCGCGGCGCGTTTTTCCCAATGCGGCTCCGAAAGCGATTTTTTCAGCAGGTGCGCACCGATTTTCTCAATCCACTCTGGCTCGATCCTGGCAATGCAGCGCGCGTACAGGCGGCTCGTCTCGACCAGTTCGGCGGCCATCACCCACTTTCCCGCTTTCTTGACGAGCGCCGAGCCCGGCCACAAATAGAACTTGATGCCGCGCGCGCCGAGGTAGTACGGCTCGTCGTCGGCTTTCAGACCGATGTTGCCGAGCAGGCCCGTGAGCAGCGCGAGATGGATCTGTTCGAAAGTCGCTTGCGCGTCGTTCAGACGCCAGCCGTGCTCGCGCACCACGGTCAGCAGTTGCGAATGCACGTCTCGCCATTCGCGCAGCCGCAATTGCGACAGAAAATTCTTGCGGCATTCCTCGTGCAACTGCTTGTTCGACTTCTTGTGCGCGATCGCCTCTTCGAACCAGTTCCAGATGTTCAGCCACTGCAGGAATTCGGAGCGCTCGTCGGCAAAGCGACGATGCGCCTGGTCCGCCTGTTCCTGCGCTTCGATCGGCCGGTCGCGCGGGTCCTGCACCGACAGCGCGCTCGCGATGATCAGCACTTCCTTTAACGCCTGCTGGTCGCGCGCGGCCAGAATCATGCGGCCGACGCGCGGATCGAGCGGCAGACGCGCGAGTTCGCGGCCAAGCGGCGTGAGCTGGTTGTCATCGTCGACGGCGCCCAGTTCGTTCAGCAATTGATAGCCGTCGGCAATGGCGCGGCCGGGCGGCGGCTCGATGAACGGAAACGTTTCGATCGCCGTCAGATGCAGCGACTTCATGCGCAGAATCACCGAGGCGAGCGACGAACGCAAAATCTCCGGATCGGTGAATCGCACGCGGCTCTGGTAATCGCTTTCTTCGTAAAGGCGGATGCAGATGCCGTCCGCGACGCGGCCGCAGCGCCCTGCCCGCTGGTTCGCGGCAGCCTGCGAAATCGCTTCCAGCTGCAACTGCTCGACCTTGTTGCGGTACGAGTAGCGCTTCACGCGCGCGAGGCCCGTGTCCACCACATAGCGGATGCCCGGCACCGTCAGCGACGTTTCGGCCACGTTGGTCGCGAGCACGATGCGCCGCGCGTTCGACGTGCGGAACACGCGCTCCTGCTCGGCCGCCGAAAGACGCGCGAAGAGCGGCAGGATTTCCGTATGCGGCGGATGGTGTTTGCGCAGCGCCTCGGCAGCGTCGCGAATTTCGCGCTCGCCGGGCAGAAACACGAGCACGTCGCCGGGGCCTTCGCGGCAGAGTTCGTCGACCGCGTCGACGATGGCTTCCATCAGATCGCGGTCGGTCTCGCGCTGGGTCTTCGGCCTGTCGTTGCGAGACGACGCAGCCTGGGTGCCTTCCGCCGCTTTCACCGCGGGGCTGTCTTCCGCGACCGGCCGGTAGCGCACTTCGACCGGGTACAGACGGCCGCTCACCTCGATCACCGGCGCCGGCTTGTCGTCGCTGCCGAAGTGGCGCGCAAAGCGGTCTGCGTCGATCGTCGCCGACGTGACGATCAGCTTCAGATCCGGACGCTTCGCGAGAATTTCCTTCAGATAGCCGAGCAGAAAATCGATGTTGAGGCTGCGTTCGTGCGCCTCGTCGATGATCAGCGTGTCGTACGCCTTCAGCAGCGGATCGGTTTGCGTTTCGGCAAGCAGAATGCCGTCCGTCATCAATTTGACGGACGCACCCGGCGACAGGTTGTCGGTGAAACGCACCTTGTAGCCGACCACTTCGCCGAACGGCGTGCCGAGTTCCTCCGCGATGCGACGGCCCGTCGCCGACGCGGCAATCCGGCGCGGCTGCGTGTGACCGATCAGACCGGAACCGCCCGCACCGAGGCCACGGCCGAGTTCGAGGCAGATTTTCGGAAGCTGGGTGGTCTTGCCCGAGCCGGTCTCGCCCGAGACGATCACCACCTGATGGCCGGCAATCGCCCGCGCGATTTCTTCGCGACGGGCGGAAACCGGTAGGGCTTCGGGAAACGTGATCGGCGGAACCGGATTCGGCTCGACCACACGCGGCATGGGCCGTTCACGTGGAGCGCGCGGCTCACGCGCGGCCGGCGGCGTGTCGCGGTTTGCGCCGCGCGCACGGCGGCGTCGGGCGTTGCCGGCGCCCGGTTGATCGACGGCGGGCGCCGGATTCTCGTTCGCCGGAGCGGGACTTTTGGGTACATTCGACATGGGGGCGCATTATAATCCCCGGCATGAATTCCCAAACCGACCTCGTCCCCGCGCCCGCGAGCGTTCCGGCCCCTGCCGCAGCACCGGAAGATCTCGCCCAGCATGCGCAATTCGTCGACTGGATGCGCTCAGTCGCCCCCTATATCCATGCATTCCGCAACAAGACCTTCGTCGTCGGTTTTGGTGGCGAGGTGGTGCATCAGGGGCTGCTGAATGCACTCGTCTCCGACATCGCGCTGTTGCAGGCCATGGGCATCCAGATCGTGCTGGTGCATGGCTCGCGTCCGCAGGTCGAAGAGCAGATGAGTCTGCACGGTGTCGAGTCCGAGTTTTCGCACGGCATGCGCATTACCGACGCGCGTGCGCTCGAGTCCGCGAAAGAAGCCGCCGGCGAAGTGCGTCTGGATATCGAGGCCGCAATTAGCCAGGGCCTGCCGAACACACCCATGGCACACGCGCACATCAGCGTGGTGTCGGGCAACTTCGTCACTGCGCGGCCGGTCGGCATTCTGGACGGCGTCGACTTCCAGCATACCGGCGTGGTGCGCAAGATCGACGCGGATTCGATCCGCCATTCGCTTGCGAGCCGCAAGCTGGTGCTGCTGTCACCGCTTGGCTTCTCGCCGACCGGTGAAGCATTCAATCTGGCCATGGAAGACGTGGCGTCGGCCGCCGCGATCGCATTGCGCGCCGACAAGATCGTGTTCCTGACCGAAACGCCGGGCCTGATGGAAGCCACTGAAGAAGGTCCCGAGCTGGTCCGCGAACTGTCGCTCGACGACGCGTACAAGTTGCACGAAAGCGGCGAAGTCACCGGCGACGCTGGTTTCTATCTCAAGCATTCAATCCGCGCGTGCCGCGGCGGCGTGGCGCGGGCGCACATCATCCCTTACGCGCTCGACGGCAGCTTGCTGCTCGAACTGTTTCTGCACGATGGCGTGGGCACCATGATCTCGTACGAGAACCTGGAAAGCCTGCGCGAAGCCACGCCGGACGATGTCGGCGGCATTCTCGCGCTGATCGAGCCGCTCGAATCGGATGGCACGCTGGTGCGGCGCGGCCGGCATCAGATCGAGCGCGACATCGACCATTTCTCGGTAATCGAGCACGATGGCGTGCTGTTTGGCTGCGCGGCGCTCTACCCGTACACGCAGGAGCGCATCGGCGAGATGGCGTGCCTGACGGTCGCACCCGAGGCGCAGGGCACCGGCGACGGCGAGCGCCTGCTCAAACGCATCGAGCAGCGCGCCCGCGCGCGCGGCCTGACACGCATTTTCGTCCTCACCACGCGCACCGAGCACTGGTTCCTCAAGCGAGGCTTCGTCAAGGTGACGGTCGACGACCTGCCGGAAGACCGTCGCCGGCTCTACAACTGGCAGCGCAAGTCGCTCGTGCTGATGAAACAGCTCTGAGCGCCCTCATATTAAGCCGACTGGCAAGCCAGTCGGCAATCCGGTATTTTTTATTGGGCCGGAGCAGGCACTCAAGCACCCGCTCCAGTCGACACAGGAGAAGCACAGCATGACTCGTATGGTTCAATGCGCGAAGCTCGGCAAGGAAGCCGAAGGCCTCGATTTTCCGCCGCTGCCCGGCGAACTCGGCAAGCGGATCTACGAAAGCATTTCGAAGGAAGCCTGGCAGGCGTGGCTCAAGCAGCAGACCATGCTCATCAACGAAAACCGGCTGAACATGGCGGATCCGCGAGCCCGCCAGTATCTGATGAAGCAGACGGAAAAGTTTTTCTTCGGCGAAGGCGCCGATACCGCGCAAGGTTACGTGCCGCCCTCGGCCTGAATTGACCTGTCACGCAGTGTGCGCGGAGGTGAACGTCCGCACGAAAAAATCCGCG comes from the Paraburkholderia sp. PREW-6R genome and includes:
- the hrpA gene encoding ATP-dependent RNA helicase HrpA, giving the protein MSNVPKSPAPANENPAPAVDQPGAGNARRRRARGANRDTPPAAREPRAPRERPMPRVVEPNPVPPITFPEALPVSARREEIARAIAGHQVVIVSGETGSGKTTQLPKICLELGRGLGAGGSGLIGHTQPRRIAASATGRRIAEELGTPFGEVVGYKVRFTDNLSPGASVKLMTDGILLAETQTDPLLKAYDTLIIDEAHERSLNIDFLLGYLKEILAKRPDLKLIVTSATIDADRFARHFGSDDKPAPVIEVSGRLYPVEVRYRPVAEDSPAVKAAEGTQAASSRNDRPKTQRETDRDLMEAIVDAVDELCREGPGDVLVFLPGEREIRDAAEALRKHHPPHTEILPLFARLSAAEQERVFRTSNARRIVLATNVAETSLTVPGIRYVVDTGLARVKRYSYRNKVEQLQLEAISQAAANQRAGRCGRVADGICIRLYEESDYQSRVRFTDPEILRSSLASVILRMKSLHLTAIETFPFIEPPPGRAIADGYQLLNELGAVDDDNQLTPLGRELARLPLDPRVGRMILAARDQQALKEVLIIASALSVQDPRDRPIEAQEQADQAHRRFADERSEFLQWLNIWNWFEEAIAHKKSNKQLHEECRKNFLSQLRLREWRDVHSQLLTVVREHGWRLNDAQATFEQIHLALLTGLLGNIGLKADDEPYYLGARGIKFYLWPGSALVKKAGKWVMAAELVETSRLYARCIARIEPEWIEKIGAHLLKKSLSEPHWEKRAAQVSAYERAVLYGLPIYNRRRVSFGKQDPARARELFIRGALVEGEFETKLAFFAHNRKLLADIEQLEHKSRRQDVLVDDELIYAYYDEALPKGIYTGASFERWYRDELKKSGQPEDKLRLLYLSRDDLMRHEAAGVTTDLFPKRMTMAGVEMTLTYHFEPGSPRDGVTLAVPLYALNQVDARRCEWLVPGMLKEKSQLLLKSLPQKLRRHCVPLPEYAAGFVDRHAGPRFGAGGLLESLIADVREQKQVALKQSDFKLETLPPHLFMNFKVVDEHGRQLAMGRNLSQLRAELGGQAQQHFQKIASSAAGAALADAGGGGIAPPAQARGAAGSPRDSAAAGKGVAAGGPQTAPPKGGHGTALYENLTTWNFGKLPELLEIRRGGQTLFGYPALVDRGTHCDVEVFDSPDEAARIHRAGLRRLFALQLKEPIKYLEKNLPGLREMAMQFMPRGTQEALRDQLIDTALDRACLQEPLPDDDASFHARRDEGRTRLTLLAQEIARLVGQILAEYAAVTKKLVQAKSFAAAYADMQGQLDALIGKRFVVDTPYQQLAHFPRYLKGIALRIDKLRADPARDARQFAEFQPLSQNYQRAVAQRGGVLDPRLSEFRWLLEELRISLFAQELRTPMPVSVKRLYKVWEAMQR
- the argA gene encoding amino-acid N-acetyltransferase, producing MNSQTDLVPAPASVPAPAAAPEDLAQHAQFVDWMRSVAPYIHAFRNKTFVVGFGGEVVHQGLLNALVSDIALLQAMGIQIVLVHGSRPQVEEQMSLHGVESEFSHGMRITDARALESAKEAAGEVRLDIEAAISQGLPNTPMAHAHISVVSGNFVTARPVGILDGVDFQHTGVVRKIDADSIRHSLASRKLVLLSPLGFSPTGEAFNLAMEDVASAAAIALRADKIVFLTETPGLMEATEEGPELVRELSLDDAYKLHESGEVTGDAGFYLKHSIRACRGGVARAHIIPYALDGSLLLELFLHDGVGTMISYENLESLREATPDDVGGILALIEPLESDGTLVRRGRHQIERDIDHFSVIEHDGVLFGCAALYPYTQERIGEMACLTVAPEAQGTGDGERLLKRIEQRARARGLTRIFVLTTRTEHWFLKRGFVKVTVDDLPEDRRRLYNWQRKSLVLMKQL
- a CDS encoding oxidative damage protection protein, with the translated sequence MTRMVQCAKLGKEAEGLDFPPLPGELGKRIYESISKEAWQAWLKQQTMLINENRLNMADPRARQYLMKQTEKFFFGEGADTAQGYVPPSA